A window from Phalacrocorax aristotelis chromosome 5, bGulAri2.1, whole genome shotgun sequence encodes these proteins:
- the RPRM gene encoding protein reprimo, producing the protein MNGSAAAAGGGGTAAAGLLAGAGSAALELERALRCCTAASVVTDGGGAAAAAEERSLYIMRVVQIAVMCVLALTVVFGIFFLGCNLLIKSEGMINFLVKDRRPSKEVEAVVVGPY; encoded by the coding sequence aTGAAcggctcggcggcggcggcggggggcggcgggacggcggcggcggggctgctgGCGGGCGCCGGGAGCGCGGCGCTGGAGCTGGAGCGGGCCCTGCGCTGCTGCACCGCCGCCTCCGTGGTGACCgacggcggcggggcggcggcggcggcggaggagcGGAGCCTCTACATCATGCGGGTGGTGCAGATCGCCGTGATGTGCGTCCTCGCCCTCACCGTCGTCTTCGGCATCTTCTTCCTGGGCTGCAACCTGCTCATCAAGTCCGAAGGGATGATCAACTTTCTGGTCAAGGACCGACGGCCGTCCAAGGAGGTGGAGGCGGTGGTGGTGGGGCCCTACTGA